A stretch of Longibacter salinarum DNA encodes these proteins:
- a CDS encoding S46 family peptidase: MVSSLRAYRNGLLLALLFVLVAPGLTATAQSVDVFDQRIRAEVERDTVEAGRFDDGRMWTFDHPPLDDFEERYGFRPDQQWLRRARLGALRIPGCTASFVSENGLIMTNHHCARSHAVDVERAGEDLLTDGFYAESVDQERKAPNFYAEQLINIRDVSDRVDRALDAAETDAERESAREEVFSEIADEVTAEVSQGEAGYRTQIIPLYDGALHSAYTFRRYEDVRLAFVPELQLGYFGGDTDNFTYPRYALDMAIFRVYEDGEPVQPEVHFEWSTEGSRPGEAVFVVGNPGSTLRLETFSQLRFRRDVTDASLLHFLQTRVAALQQYVEETPDAPSAVKNSIFGLQNASKLYRGRVEALRDGYIMARIHQGEQNFADALAADSSLQAQYGGLLDSMARVQEQKRELAPTYQAFRLATNPSYSSATIRRAIAAQQYLDRSAAGGSGEQLESLRQQVVGSSQPSSLNRLFLTARLADFQRYFGADDPAVEQILRGRSAEQAAREILSESVLSDSTSAAQAIQSGSLAADDPAVAAMGAVYDRYRDFQSAWAGLSSRQADLAKQLGRARFAVYGHDVPPDATFSLRLADGVVRDYEYNGTRAPAYTTFFGLFEHFHAHGTDSEWDLPERWQSPPATFDMTTPMNMVSTNDITGGNSGSPVLNKQLKVVGLAFDGNIESLSGDFIFLPERGTRTVSVDVRGMLEALDEIYDADRLVHEVTGRGFVKTEAAAPEGP; this comes from the coding sequence ATGGTTTCATCGCTTCGCGCCTACCGGAACGGACTTCTGCTGGCACTCCTTTTTGTCTTGGTCGCGCCCGGACTAACGGCTACAGCACAATCCGTCGACGTATTCGACCAGCGGATTCGTGCTGAGGTCGAGCGGGATACCGTTGAGGCTGGACGGTTTGATGACGGTCGGATGTGGACGTTTGACCATCCGCCACTCGATGATTTCGAAGAACGGTATGGGTTTCGCCCCGACCAACAGTGGTTGCGTCGGGCTCGCCTCGGTGCTCTGCGCATTCCAGGGTGCACGGCCTCGTTTGTCTCGGAAAATGGGTTGATCATGACGAATCATCACTGCGCGCGCAGCCATGCAGTGGATGTCGAGCGAGCAGGGGAGGATTTGCTTACCGACGGCTTCTACGCGGAGTCCGTCGATCAGGAGCGCAAGGCGCCAAACTTCTACGCCGAACAGCTCATCAACATCCGCGATGTCAGCGATCGAGTCGATCGTGCTCTCGATGCAGCCGAAACTGATGCCGAGCGTGAGTCGGCGCGGGAGGAGGTGTTTTCTGAAATCGCAGACGAGGTCACGGCAGAAGTCAGTCAAGGGGAGGCCGGCTACCGTACCCAAATCATCCCGCTGTACGATGGGGCGCTCCATTCGGCGTACACGTTTCGCCGCTACGAAGATGTCCGGCTCGCTTTCGTTCCAGAACTCCAATTGGGCTACTTCGGCGGAGACACCGACAACTTTACCTATCCGCGGTATGCGCTCGACATGGCGATATTTCGGGTTTATGAGGATGGGGAGCCCGTCCAGCCGGAGGTCCATTTCGAATGGAGCACAGAGGGGAGTCGCCCAGGCGAAGCAGTCTTTGTAGTCGGGAATCCCGGGAGCACGCTGAGGCTCGAAACGTTCAGCCAGTTGAGGTTTCGCCGCGACGTGACAGATGCATCCCTGCTTCACTTTTTGCAAACGCGTGTTGCCGCGCTGCAGCAGTACGTGGAGGAGACGCCGGATGCGCCCTCAGCCGTTAAAAACTCCATTTTCGGTTTGCAGAACGCATCCAAGTTGTATCGAGGGCGTGTAGAGGCGCTACGAGACGGCTACATCATGGCGCGAATCCATCAGGGAGAGCAAAACTTTGCGGATGCCCTCGCGGCAGACTCCTCGCTGCAGGCTCAGTACGGTGGACTCCTCGACAGCATGGCTCGTGTCCAAGAGCAGAAGCGTGAGCTGGCTCCGACGTATCAGGCGTTCCGGTTGGCAACCAATCCATCGTATTCGTCTGCGACGATCCGTCGCGCCATTGCCGCCCAACAGTATCTCGATCGCTCGGCGGCCGGGGGGAGCGGCGAGCAACTTGAGTCGCTTCGCCAGCAGGTCGTCGGGTCGAGTCAGCCGTCATCGCTGAACCGTCTCTTTCTGACCGCACGACTTGCTGACTTCCAGCGGTACTTCGGTGCGGATGATCCTGCTGTCGAACAGATTCTTCGCGGTCGATCTGCCGAGCAGGCAGCGCGCGAGATTTTGTCTGAATCTGTACTGTCTGACAGTACCTCCGCAGCACAGGCAATCCAGTCTGGTTCCCTCGCGGCAGACGACCCTGCGGTGGCGGCCATGGGCGCAGTGTATGATCGGTATCGCGATTTCCAGAGCGCCTGGGCCGGCCTGTCATCCCGCCAAGCCGACCTGGCAAAGCAACTCGGTCGGGCGCGCTTCGCAGTATACGGACATGACGTGCCCCCGGACGCTACCTTTTCGCTCCGTCTCGCGGATGGCGTGGTTCGCGATTACGAGTACAACGGTACCCGCGCACCTGCCTACACCACGTTCTTCGGGCTGTTTGAGCACTTTCACGCCCATGGGACGGATAGCGAATGGGATCTACCGGAACGCTGGCAGTCTCCGCCGGCCACATTCGACATGACAACACCCATGAACATGGTGTCGACCAATGACATTACGGGTGGAAATTCCGGCTCACCCGTTCTCAACAAGCAGCTCAAGGTCGTTGGGCTTGCATTCGATGGTAACATCGAAAGCCTGTCTGGAGACTTTATCTTCCTGCCGGAGCGCGGCACACGCACCGTTTCCGTGGATGTCCGCGGGATGCTTGAGGCGCTCGATGAAATCTACGATGCCGACCGTCTGGTTCACGAGGTCACCGGTCGCGGCTTTGTGAAAACGGAGGCGGCCGCACCCGAAGGTCCGTAA
- a CDS encoding DUF4835 family protein: MLLGLALILIALCLPREARAQELNCSVNLDISQLSGSDYDYLRDLEGRIREYLNERRWTDDRYRAYERIDCTFQIFVERTVGIQEFTAQLVVASRRPIYDTAQTTPTFRVKDQWTFEFSRGQSLLFEPNTFDPLTSVLDFYAYIILGYDYDTFSPLGGTTYFREARRIADLANTSNATGWQSLGNDQTRTALISELLRPRLRRLREVSYAYHLDGLDRFVESTEEARTTIMSQLEVLQSLTQDVSRSYALDVFFATKFEEFAAVFRDSRMSSEAYSILTSIDPSHSSTYNELVN, encoded by the coding sequence GTGCTGCTAGGACTTGCGCTCATCTTGATTGCTTTATGTCTTCCGCGCGAAGCCCGGGCTCAGGAACTGAACTGCTCTGTGAACCTCGACATCTCACAGCTGTCTGGGTCGGACTATGACTATCTGCGCGATCTTGAGGGGCGCATACGCGAATATCTGAACGAGCGTCGCTGGACGGACGATCGATATCGCGCGTACGAGAGGATCGACTGCACCTTTCAGATCTTCGTCGAGCGAACGGTGGGCATACAGGAATTTACCGCTCAACTTGTCGTCGCTTCCCGTCGTCCCATTTATGATACAGCCCAAACGACGCCAACATTTCGCGTTAAAGATCAGTGGACGTTCGAGTTTTCACGCGGGCAATCTCTGCTCTTTGAACCGAATACATTTGATCCGTTGACGTCCGTTCTAGATTTCTATGCTTACATCATTCTGGGGTACGATTACGACACCTTTTCTCCGCTCGGAGGGACGACGTACTTCCGGGAGGCGCGCCGCATTGCAGACCTGGCAAATACCTCGAATGCTACCGGGTGGCAATCCCTCGGCAATGACCAAACAAGGACCGCTCTCATCTCGGAGTTGCTTCGGCCGCGCCTGCGCCGCCTCCGAGAGGTGAGCTACGCATATCATCTAGACGGGCTCGATCGCTTCGTCGAAAGCACAGAAGAGGCGCGAACAACGATCATGTCACAACTCGAAGTGCTTCAATCACTAACACAGGACGTGTCGCGGTCGTACGCTCTCGATGTCTTCTTTGCGACGAAGTTTGAAGAGTTTGCTGCTGTCTTTCGTGATTCTCGAATGAGCAGCGAGGCCTATTCCATTCTCACATCGATCGACCCGTCTCATTCATCGACATACAACGAGCTCGTTAACTGA
- a CDS encoding type II toxin-antitoxin system Phd/YefM family antitoxin, with product MYHTEGVDAIATITELRAETSELIDHVRKTKNGILIQKNNEPYAVLMDWEVYKKVKDRVDLTSLSSEVTA from the coding sequence ATGTATCACACAGAAGGCGTAGACGCGATTGCGACCATCACTGAACTTCGGGCAGAGACTTCCGAACTGATCGACCATGTTCGGAAAACCAAGAACGGCATCCTGATCCAGAAAAATAACGAGCCGTACGCGGTTCTTATGGACTGGGAAGTGTATAAGAAAGTGAAGGATCGTGTCGATCTGACCTCTCTTAGCAGCGAGGTGACCGCGTAG
- a CDS encoding SCP2 sterol-binding domain-containing protein, translating into MSFESIPEVIASYPERFKPEEAKGTDAVVQLDITGEGGGTYQLVIQDGNLDILEGEQEVPTLTATVAAEDWLRVNNGEVSPMTLLMQGKLKFSGSLPMALKFRSMFETYA; encoded by the coding sequence ATGTCGTTCGAATCCATCCCAGAAGTCATCGCATCGTATCCGGAACGGTTTAAGCCAGAGGAAGCAAAGGGTACGGATGCTGTTGTGCAACTCGACATTACCGGAGAAGGAGGAGGTACGTATCAGCTCGTCATTCAGGACGGGAATCTCGATATCCTTGAAGGAGAGCAGGAAGTCCCGACGCTGACGGCGACAGTCGCCGCAGAGGACTGGCTTCGTGTAAACAATGGTGAAGTTTCTCCCATGACGCTACTGATGCAAGGGAAGCTGAAGTTCAGCGGGTCGTTGCCGATGGCGCTAAAATTCCGGTCGATGTTCGAAACGTACGCGTGA
- a CDS encoding S46 family peptidase, whose translation MRRFFFSGIALLLAATLIVGCSPSRETATVATVTEEAPSTETPPPEPEPVTVIPTGFDTVKAQRFDRGKMWTFESAPVDYFENEYDFRPDEAWFRKARLGALRIPGCSASFVSAHGLVMTNHHCGRESVSQVSKEGEGLLDDGFYASSLSDERKVPDFYVEQLVEIEDVTEKVNRRLQADNDTRGRNRDQQIQQMQEEMTQAAKRRNEDLSVEIVSLYSGARYSAYTYERFEDVRLVMAPELSLGFFGGAPDNFTYPRYTLDVTFFRVYNDNGEPLTPKQHFSWDVDGSNEGDPVFVVGNPGSTSRLSTVSQLKFTRDHSLPGQLDVLATRAKILEPYIEANPEKADEYGLRNTYFSIDNSVKNYRGQLRGLRDPYLIARRAKAEKALQDSIMAVDSLQTKYGDVLEEIEQLQRSKRVAAEKNNAFAAFSATSIGSRILTRAVYGYFYDTLKRRGAAADRLEGIREDALEIQDWPVEVEQPFIEARLREIRSAFGANDPTVRKIMADRTPEDIAESLVQNSALMDSAKYVQILDKSFLSSDDPAVELIDAIAPLFFTINQQMSDFNASEETLNGRLARARFAVVGRDIPPDATFTLRIADGRVASYEYNGTRAHAYTNFYGLYDHYYSYGDRNWSLPERWVNRPEDLDLETPLNLVSTNDITGGNSGSPLLNKDLEVVGLVFDSNIEALPNEFLYTTEKARAISVDARGILEALRDIYEADRIVTELVEGRLDTPNSQAAN comes from the coding sequence ATGCGACGTTTTTTCTTTTCCGGTATCGCGCTTCTCCTGGCCGCGACGCTGATTGTTGGATGTAGTCCCTCTCGGGAAACGGCGACGGTTGCGACTGTCACCGAAGAGGCCCCGTCGACGGAAACACCACCGCCGGAGCCCGAGCCCGTGACGGTCATTCCGACTGGGTTCGATACGGTCAAGGCGCAGCGATTCGATCGCGGTAAGATGTGGACGTTCGAAAGCGCGCCTGTCGACTATTTCGAGAATGAGTACGATTTTCGCCCCGACGAGGCGTGGTTTCGAAAAGCCCGGCTGGGAGCACTACGGATTCCAGGGTGCTCGGCGTCGTTTGTCTCTGCTCATGGATTGGTGATGACGAACCATCACTGCGGGCGCGAGAGTGTGTCGCAGGTCAGCAAGGAAGGGGAGGGGTTGCTCGACGATGGGTTTTACGCATCGTCGCTTTCGGATGAGCGGAAGGTGCCTGACTTTTACGTCGAGCAGTTGGTCGAGATTGAGGACGTGACCGAGAAGGTGAATCGCCGACTTCAGGCCGACAACGATACGAGGGGGCGAAATCGAGACCAGCAGATCCAGCAGATGCAGGAAGAGATGACGCAGGCGGCCAAGCGTCGCAACGAGGATCTATCGGTTGAGATTGTGTCGCTTTACAGCGGAGCACGCTATTCGGCCTATACCTACGAACGATTCGAGGATGTACGCCTCGTGATGGCGCCGGAGCTGAGTCTCGGCTTCTTCGGGGGGGCACCGGACAACTTTACGTATCCACGCTATACGCTCGACGTCACCTTTTTCCGCGTATACAACGACAACGGCGAGCCCCTAACGCCGAAGCAGCATTTCTCCTGGGATGTGGATGGCAGCAACGAAGGCGATCCTGTTTTCGTCGTTGGAAATCCGGGATCGACAAGCCGGCTCTCGACCGTTTCGCAGCTGAAGTTCACCCGGGATCACTCTCTTCCAGGTCAGCTTGACGTGCTTGCGACGCGCGCGAAGATTCTGGAGCCCTACATTGAAGCGAATCCGGAAAAGGCAGACGAGTACGGCTTGAGAAATACGTACTTTTCGATTGATAACTCGGTCAAAAACTACCGAGGCCAGCTTCGGGGGCTGCGGGATCCGTATCTCATCGCACGACGGGCGAAGGCGGAAAAGGCTCTGCAGGATTCGATTATGGCGGTCGACTCCCTTCAGACGAAGTATGGCGATGTCCTGGAAGAGATTGAGCAGCTACAGCGCTCCAAGCGAGTGGCTGCAGAGAAGAACAACGCTTTCGCAGCGTTTAGCGCCACCTCGATCGGCTCCAGGATCCTCACGCGCGCCGTATACGGATACTTCTACGATACGCTCAAACGGAGAGGGGCGGCGGCAGATCGCCTGGAGGGCATTCGCGAGGATGCACTTGAGATTCAGGACTGGCCGGTGGAGGTCGAGCAACCCTTTATCGAAGCCCGGCTGCGGGAAATTCGCTCAGCGTTTGGGGCGAATGATCCGACCGTCCGAAAAATCATGGCGGATCGTACCCCGGAAGACATTGCTGAATCGCTGGTTCAGAACAGCGCGCTGATGGATTCGGCGAAATATGTCCAGATCCTCGACAAGTCCTTTCTATCGAGCGATGATCCTGCGGTTGAGTTGATCGATGCGATCGCCCCGCTATTCTTTACGATCAATCAGCAGATGTCGGACTTCAATGCAAGCGAGGAGACGCTGAACGGTCGTCTCGCGCGAGCGCGCTTCGCTGTCGTGGGGCGAGACATTCCCCCAGATGCGACATTTACTCTGCGAATCGCGGATGGGCGCGTGGCGAGTTACGAGTATAACGGTACGCGTGCGCACGCCTACACCAACTTCTACGGGCTCTATGACCATTATTACTCGTATGGGGATCGCAACTGGAGTTTGCCTGAGCGTTGGGTGAATCGACCGGAAGACCTGGATTTGGAGACGCCACTCAACCTCGTCTCGACCAACGACATCACGGGCGGAAACTCCGGATCCCCGCTATTGAACAAGGATCTCGAGGTTGTCGGCCTGGTCTTCGACAGCAACATCGAGGCTCTGCCGAACGAGTTTCTATACACGACAGAAAAAGCACGAGCTATTTCGGTCGACGCGCGGGGCATACTTGAGGCCCTTCGCGATATCTACGAGGCCGATCGGATTGTAACTGAACTCGTCGAGGGGCGGCTTGATACGCCCAATTCCCAGGCCGCGAACTAA